The Gallus gallus isolate bGalGal1 unplaced genomic scaffold, bGalGal1.mat.broiler.GRCg7b scaffold_80, whole genome shotgun sequence sequence ccgccccacttCCCGCCATTCCCCCCCCCGCGCCCATTCCCGGCACCGCTTTGAGGCGCCGCCGCTCCGCACTCGAAGGGCCCTTTGGGGATGGAGGGCCCTCCGGGAGggcgcggcggggagggggcgctCTGCGGGGGGGGCACCGCTATGGGGGGGGACCGCTATGGGGGGGGACCGCTATGGGGGGGCACCGCTATGGGGGGGGACCGCTATGGGGGGGCACCGCTATGGGGGGGGACATCGCTATGGGGGGGCACCGCTATGGGGGGGGACATCGCTATGGGGGGGGCACCGCTATgggggggcattatggggttggggggggacaCCGTTATGGGGTGGGGCATTGTGGggtggggcattatggggtgggggcattgggggtggggggatactgttatggggtgggggggcattatggggtggAGGGACACCGTTATGGgggggggcattatggggtgggggataccgttatggggtggggggatactgttatggggtggggaacattatggggtggggggatactgttatggggtggggggcattggggggtggggggacactgttatggggtggggggcaccgTTATGGgggggggcattatggggtggggggcattatggggtggggggatactgttatggggtggggacaccgttatggggggggggatactgttatggggtggggggcattggggggtggggggacactgttatggggtggggggcaccgTTATGGgggggggcattatggggtggggggatactgttatggggtggggggacatgggggggtgggaggacactattatggggtggggggctttggggggtggggggatacTGTTATGgggggggcattatggggtgggggacaccgttatggggggggggatactgttatggggtgggggggcattgtggggtggggggacaccgttatggggggggggcattatggggtgaggggatactgttatggggtgggggggcattGTGGGGTGGAGGGACACCGTTATGGtgtggggcattatggggtgggggggcattagggggtggggggatacTGTTATGGGGGGGTGGGGcattgggggtggggggacaccattatggggtgggggcattatggggtggggtgcattatggggtgggggggcattgtggggtggggggacaccgttatggggggggggatactgttatggggtgggggacattggggggtgTGGGAGAGagtatggggtgtggggacacCATTATGGGAGATGGGGACAGagtatggggtgtgggggcatTGTGGGATAGGGGGACATGGAATATGGGGATACGgcatatggggacatgggggtatgggatatggatatggggtatggatatgggatatgggacatggggacatctGATATGGGACATGGGAacatgggatatgggatatggggacatgggggtatgggatatggatatggggtatggatatgggatatgggatatggggacatcTGATATGGGACATGGGAacatgggatatgggatatggggacatgggggtatgggatatggatatggggtatggatatgggatatgggatatgggatatggatatggatatggatatgggatatggatatgggatatggatatgggatatggatatggatatgggtatggatatggatatgggatatgggatatggatatgggatatggatatgggatatggatatgggatatggatatggatatggatatgggatatgggatatggatatgggatatggatatgggatatgggatatggatatgggatatggatatggatatggatatggatatgggatatggatatgggatatgggatatgggatatggatAAGGGGATATGGGAacatgggatatgggatatggggacattatgggatatgggacatggggacatggggacatgggatATAGGACATGGGAACAtggggtatgggatatggggtatgggatatgggatatggatatgggatatgggatatgggatatgggatatggatatgggatatggggtatgggatatggggtatgggatatgggatatggggacattaTGGGATATGGGACATGGgaacatggggacatgggatATAGGACATGGGAacatgggatatgggatatgggatatgggatatgggatatgggatatggatatgggatatggggtatgggatatggggtatgggatatggggacattaTGGGATATGGGACATGGgaacatggggacatgggatATAGGACATGGGAacatgggatatgggatatggggtatgggatatggggtatgggatatgggatatggatatgggatatgggatatgggatatgggatatgggatatggatatgggatatggggtatgggatatggggtatgggatatggggtatgggatatgggatatggggacattaTGGGATATGGGACATGGgaacatggggacatgggatATAGGACATGGGAacatgggatatgggatatggggtatgggatatgggatatggatatgggatatgggatatgggatatgggatatgggatatggatatgggatatggggtatgggatatgggatatggggacattaTGGGATATGGGACATGGgaacatggggacatgggatATAGGACATGGGAacatgggatatgggatatggggtatgggatatgggatatggggtatggaGAGCGGTGGGGACAGCGCGTGGTGGGGCGGCGCCTCGGGTGGGGACACCGCGTGGGGACGTCACGTGGGGACGTCACGTGGGGGCGTCACGTGGGGACAGCGTACGGGGCAAATAGAGGGACGTCCCATATGGGGGCACCGTATGGGGACAGCGTATGGGGACAGCATATAGGGATAACTATAGGGACACCTCACGGGGACATCACGTGGGGACAGCATATGGGGACAGCATACAGGGACAAATATAGGGACACCGTATGGGAACAGCATGTAGGGACAAATATAGGGACATCCCGTATGGGGACACTGCGTGGGGACAGCATATGGGGACAACATATGGGGACAGCATATAGGGACAAATGTAGGGGCATCCCATATGGGGACATCACATGGGGACACCGTATGGGGACAGCATATGGGGACAGCATATAGGGACAAATATAGGGACAAATATAGGGACATCCCATATGGGGACACCGTATGGGGACACCGTATGGGGACAGCACGTAGGGACAGCATATAGGGACAGCCCATATGGGGACACCATATAGGGCCATCCCATATGGGGACACCACATGGGGACATCCCATATAGAGACACCCCATATAGGGACACCACGTGGGGACATCATATAGGGACATAATATAGGGACACCATATAGGGACATCCCATATAGGGACACCAGATGTGGGGACACCATATAGGGCCATCCCATATAGGAACACCACATGGGGACATCCCATATAGGAACATCCCGTATGGGGACATCATATAAGGACATCCCATATAGGGACACCCCATGTGGGGACACCATATAGGGACATCCCATATGGGGACACCCCATGTAGGGACACCATATAGGGCCATCCCATATGGGGACACCACATGGGGACATCCCATATAGGGACATCGTATAGGGACAGCCCATATAGGGACAGCCCATATAGGGACATTATATAGGGACACCCCATATAGGGACAGCCCATATAGGGACACCCCCTATAGGGAcaccccatggggacaccccATATAGGGACACCCCATGGGGACATCCCATACAGGGACACCCCATATGGGGACACCCCATATAGGGACACCCCATATAGGGACATCATATAGGGACACCCCATATAGGGACACCCCATATAGGGACACCCCACACGGTGACCTCCATGGCGCTCCCAGTGCGCGCTCCTCCCAGCCGCAAGGGGGCGCTTCCGCTTCCGCCGGAAGTGCCGCCCCCGAGTCAAGATGGCGGCGGCCATGGCCGTGGGAGCGCTGAGGGTGGGGGCAGCGGGGACAGAACGGCGTGGGGTGTGGGGACAGTGCGGGTGGTGGCACTGCcgtgtggggtgtggggtcacAGTGGGTGGGGACAGGGGACATGGGGTGCGGGGACCCCACAGATTGGGCTCCAggaggggtggcagtggggtgtggggtgtggggacaCTTGGGGGGCACTGAtggtggtggcactgggatgtgGGGTATGGGGACCCCATAGATTGGTCTGTaggagggctggcagtggggtGTGGAGTATGGGGTCACAGGGGTTGGGGACAGGGGACACGGGGTATGGGGACCCCATAGATTGGGCTGTAGGAGAGGTGGCAGTGGGAcatgggggtgtggggtcacAGTGGATGGGGTCAGGAGACACGGGGTGTGGGGACCCCATAGATTGGGCTCCAggaggggtggcagtggggtgtgggatatggggatgcCATGGGTGGGGACAGGAGACATGGGGTATGGGGACACCATAATGGGGCTCCAGGAGCGGTGGCAGTGGGACATGGGGtatggggacacatggggggCACTGATGATGGTgacagtgggatgtggggtatggggacagtgtgggtGGGGTCAGAGGACATGGGGTATGGGGACCCCATAGATTGGGCTCGAGGAGGGGTGGCAGTGGGACATGGGGTATGGGGACACTTGGGGGGCACTGATgatggtggcactgggatgtgGGGTATGGGGACCCCATAGATTGGGCTGTaggagggctggcagtgggacatgggggtgtggggtcacAGTGGATGGGGACAGGGGATACGGGGTGCGGGGACCCCATAGATTGGGCTCCAggaggggtggcagtggggtgtgggatatggggatgcCATGGGTGGGGACAGGAGACATGGGGTATGGGGACACCATAATGGGGCTCCAGGAGCGGTGGCAGTGGGACATGGGGtatggggacacatggggggCACTGATgatggtggcactgggatgtgGGGTATGGGGACCCCATAGATTGGGCTGTaggagggctggcagtgggACATGGGGGTGTGGGGTCGCAGTGGATGGGGTCAGGAGACCCGGGCTGTGGGGACCCCATAATGGGGCTCCATGCGCGGCGTCCCACGGGGACACCGAGGAtaccccccctcccctcccccccaggcGCTGCCCCACATCCGCATCCCGGccctccctgcctcctgcagcctccACACCACCCCCCCCCGCCTCAAGGtgagccccccaccccccccccaccccctcaccccccctttggggccgccccccccccgacccctcGTTCCCGTTGCAGACGCGGGCCGCCCGGGTGCGCGTGGGGAAGGGGGACAAAGCCGTCACCTACGAGAAGGCGCATCCGCCCCATTACATCGCCCACCGCAAGGGCTGGCTGTCCCTGCACACCGGTACGGCCCCGTGCGGgcatggagggggggggggacgcaCACCAacacccccccgccccataaccTGTGACCCCACCCGCCCCATAGGCAACCTGGACGGGGAGCGGTGCGCGGCGCAGCGGGCGGTGGAGGACTCCTTCGTGCGGCGGTTCCTCCACGGGACCTTTCCGGGCTGTTTGGCCGACGAGGCGGTGTTGAAGCGCCGTTCCAACTCTCTGCTCgtctgccttctgctgctgcgCCGACTGCCGCCCTCAaagctctgcttcctgctgggCTACGCAGAAACCCTCCTGAGCCACCTCTACAAATGCCCCGTGCGCATCGAGGCGCAGACAGTGCCCGACGCCGCCGTCTATAAGTACCTGTAGGGCAATAAAGGGCAGCCGtgcgccgccaccgccgccgtGCGGTTCGGTGAgggtgggggggtgtggggttacGGCCCACCGGGAGCCCCGCGGGGTCGGGGTTGGGGGTGCCGGGCGCCAGCCTGGCCATAGGGCGGCTTGTTTGCACAGGGGTCGGTCCCCGTTGCGCCCCATGGGGTCTCGGTCTCATAGGATCCCGTCCCCACTGTGCCACTGTGCCCCATGGGGTCTTCATCCCATGGGGGTCGGTCCCTGTTGCGCCCCATGGGGTCTCGGTCTCATAGGATCctgtccccactgtgccccGTGAGGTGTTGGTCTCATAGGATCCCATCTCCACCATTCCCATATGCTCTTTGGGGTCTCCATCCCATGGGGGTCGGTCCCCATTGCGCCCCATGGGGTGTTGGTCTCATAGGATCCCGTCCCCACTGTGCCATTGCGCCCCATGGGGTCTCCATCCCATGGAGATCTGTTCCCATTGCGCCCCATGGGGTGTTGGTCTCATAGGATCCCATCTCCACCATTCCCATATGCTCTTTGGGGTCTTCATCCCATGGGGGTCAgtccccattgtgccccatGGGGTCTCGGTCTCATAGGATCCCGTCCCCACTGTGCCACTGTGCCCCATGGGGTCTTCATCCCATGGGGGTCGGTCCCCGTTGCGCCCCATGGGGTCTCGGTCTCATAGgatcccatccccactgtgccatTGCACCCCATGGGGTCTTCATCCCATGGAGATCTGTTCCCATTGCGCCCCATGGGGTGTTGGTCTCATAGGATCCCATCTCCACCATTCCCATATGCTCTTTGGGGTCTCCATCCCATGGGGGTCGGTCCCCATTGCGCCCCATGGGGTGTTGGTCTCATAGGATCCCGTCCCCACTGTGCCATTGCGCCCCATGGGGTCTCCATCCCATGGAGATCTGTTCCCATTGCGCCCCATGGGGTGTTGGTCTCATAGGATCCCATCTCCACCATTCCCATATGCTCTTTGGGGTCTCCATCCCATGGGGGTCGGTCCCCATTGCGCCCCATGGGGTGTTGGTCTCATAGGATCCCGTCCCCACTGTGCCACTGTGCCCCATGGGGTCTTCATCCCATGGGGGTCGGTCCCCGTTGCGCCCCATGGGGTCTCGGTCTCATAGGATCCCGTCCCCACCATGCCATTGTGCCCCATGGGGTCTTCATCCCATGGAGATCTGTTCCCATTGCGCCCCATGGGGTCTCGGTCTCATAGgatcccatccccactgtgccatTGCGCCCCATGGGGTGTTGGTCTCATGGGGACCCATCTCCACCATTCCCATATGCTCTTTGGGGTCTTCATCCCATGGGGGTCGGTCCCCATTGCGCCCCATGGGGTCTCGGTCTCATAGGATCCCGTCCCCACTGTGCCACTGTGCCCCATGGGGTCTTCATCCCATGGGGGTCGGTCCCCGTTGCGCCCCATGGGGTCTCGGTCTCATAGGATCCCGTCCCCACTGTGCCACTGTGCCCCATGGGGTCTTCATCCCATGGGGGTCGGTCCCCGTTGCGCCCCATGGGGTCTCGGTCTCATAGGATCCCGTCCCCACTGTGCCACTGTGCCCCATGGGGTCTTCATCCCATGGGGGTCAGTCCCCATTGCGCCCCATGGGGTCTCGGTCTCATAGgatcccatccccactgtgccacTGTGCCCCATGGGGTCTTCATTCCTTGGGGATGTGTTCCCATTGCGCCATTTGGGGTCTTCATCTCATAGGATCCTGTCCCCACTGTGCCATTGCGCCCCATGGGGTGTTGGTCTCATGGGGACCCATCCCCGCCATTCCCATATGCTCTTTGGGGTCTTCATCCCATGGGGACCtgtccccattgtgccccatGGGGTCTTGGTCTCATAGgatcccatccccactgtgccatTGTGCCCCATGGGGTGTTGGTCTCATGGGGACCCATCCCCGCCATTCCCATATGCTCTTTGGGGTCTTCATCCCATGGGGGTCGGTCCCCATTGCGCCCCATGGGGTGTTGGTCTCATAGgatcccatccccactgtgccatTGTGCCCCATGGGGTCTTCATCCCATGGGGACGTGTCCCCATTGCGCCATTTGGGGTCTTCATCTCATAGGATCCCGTCCCCACTGTGCCACTGTGCCCCATGGGGTCTTCATCCCATGGGGATGTGTCCCCATTGCGCCATTTGGGCTCTTGGTCTCATGGGGACCCGTCCCCACCATTCCCATATGCTCTTTGGGGTCTTCATCCCATGGGGACCtgtccccattgtgccccatGGGGTCTTGGTCTCATAGgatcccatccccactgtgccatTGTGCCCCATGGGGTGTTGGTCTCATGGGGACCCATCCCCGCCATTCCCATATGCTCTTTGGGGTCTTCATCCCATGGGGGTCGGTCACCATTGTGCCCCATGGGGTGTTGGTCTCATGGGGACCCATCTCCATCATTCCCATATGCTCACTGGGGTTTTCATCCCATGCAGGTCGGTCCCCATTGTGCTCTTTGGGGTCTTCATCCCGTTGGGTCCCACCCACACCATTCCCATGTGTCCCATAGGGTCTTCATCCCATGGGGACCTGTCCGCATTGCGCCCCGTAGGGTCTTGACCCCACTGGGTCCCATCCCCGCCATGCCCACATGCCCTATGGGGTCTCGGTCTCATAGGATCCCATCCCCACTATACCACTGTGCCCCATGGGGTCTTCGCCCCATGGGGACGTGTCCCCATTGCACCATTTGGGGTCTTGATCCCATGGGGTCCCATCCCTGCCATGCCCACGTACCCTATAGGGTCTTGGTCTCATAGGATCCCGTCCCCACTGTGCCACTGTGCCCCATGGGGTGTTGGTCTCATAGGATCCCATCCCCGCCATTCCCATATGCTCTTTGGGGTCTTCATCCCATGGGGGTCggcccccactgtgccccatggGGTGTTGGTCTCATGGGGACCCATCTCCATCATTCCCATATGCTCTTTGGGGTTTTCATCCCATGGGAGTCGATCCCCATTGTGCCCCATGGAGTCTTGGTCTCATAggatcccatccccaccattcCCATATGCTCTTTGGGGTTTTCATCCCATGTGGGTCAgtccccattgtgccccatGGGGTCTTGATCCCATAGGGATACATCCCCGCCATGCCCATATGCCCTATGGGGTTTTCATCCCATGGGGACCTGTTGCCATTGAGCCAGTTGGGGTCTCGATCCCATGGAGACCCACCCCTACCATTCCCATATGCCCCATGGGGTCTTGATCCCATAGGATCCCATCCCCACTATGGATGTGTGCCCTTTGGGGTCTtgatcccatagagacccatcCCCCCCTTTGCCCATATGCCTTTTGGGATCTGGATCTCATGGTGATATGTTCCCATTGTGCCATTTGGGGTCTTGTTCTCATAGGGGATCTGTCCCCATTGCGTCCTTTGGGGTCTCGATCCCACAGACACCCATCCCCACCGTTCCCATATGCCCCATGGGGTCTTCATCCCACCCGTCCCCGTCCCCGGGATGTCCATCTATGGGTCCCACGTCCCTGACCCCACAATGCCCACGTCCCACATGTCCCTGACCCCACAATGCCCACCCATGTGTGCCCCACAcgcccccatccccacaccgccccccacaccccatacaATCACAGCCACGCACACACACcgccccctcccaccccactgaAACCCATTCAAACCCAGAAATCCCATTGAAGCCCATCACAAATCCCATTTGAACCCATTCCAACCATCACAAATCCCATTCCAACCCAGAAATCCCATTCCAACCATCACAAATCCCATTCAAACCATCACGAATCCCATTTGAATGCAGAAATCCCATACAAACCATCACCAATTCCATTCAAACCCATTCAATCCCATTAAAGCCCATCACAAATCCCATTTGGTCCCATTAAAGCCCATCACAAATCCCATTCGATCCCATTAAAGCCATCACAAATCCCATTCCAACCATCACAAATCCCATTCAATCCCATTGGACCCCACCACAaaccccattggaccccattggaccccatcACAAACCCCGTTGaaccccattggaccccatcACAAaccccattggatcccattggaccccattggaccccaccACAAACCCCACTGGgtcccattggaccccattggaccccaccACAAacccattgggtcccattggaccccattggatCCCATCACAaaccccattggaccccattggaccccaccACAAACCCTGTTTGATCCCATTGGACCCCACCACAAACCCCATTTGGTCCCATCACAAAccccattgggccccattggaCCCCACCACAAATCCCATTGGACCCCACCACAAACCCTATTTGATCCCATTGGACCCCACCACAAACCCCATTTGGTCCCACCACAaaccccattggaccccaccACAAATCCCACTCAAACGCAGAAATCGCAGCTCTGAGAAAACATCTTTAAATACGACAGCCTGGAATGGGGCCGTGGGGTCGGCTGTGGGGTCGGCTGTGGGGTCAGCTGTAGGGTTGGCTGTGGAGTCGGCTGTGGGGTCAGCTGTAGGGTTGGCTGTGGGGTCGGCTGTAGGGTTGGCCGTGGGGTCGGCTGTGGGGTCAGCTGTAGGGTCGGCTGTGGAGTCGGCTGTAGGGTCAGCTGTAGGGTCGGCTGTGGGGTTGGCTGCGGGGTCAGCTGTAGGGTTGGCTGTGGAGTCGGCTGTGGGGTCAGCTGTAGGGTTGGCTGTGGGGTCGGCTGTAGGGTCGGCTGTGGGGTCAGCTGTGGGGTCGGCTGTAGGGTCGGCTGTAGGGTTGGCTGTGGAGTCGGCTGTAGGGTCAGCTGTAGGGTCGGCTGTGGGGTTGGCTGCGGGGTCAGCTGTAGGGTTGGCTGTGGAGTCGGCTGTAGGGTCAGCTGTAGGGTCGGCTGTGGGGTTGGCTGCGGGGTCAGCTGTAGGGTTGGCTGTGGAGTCGGCTGTAGGGTCAGCCGTAGGGTTGGCTGTAGGGTCGGCTGTAGGGCTGGCTGTAGGGTCAGCTGTAGGGTTGGCTGTAGGGTTGGCTGTGGGGTCGGCTGCAGGGTCGGCTGTGGAGTCGGCTGTAGGGTCAGCTGTAGGGTTGGCTGTGGGGTCGGCTGTGGTGTTGGCTGCAGGGTCGGCTGTAGGGTTGGCTGTGGAGTTGGCTGTAGGGTCAGCCGTAGGGTTGGCTGTAGGGTCAGCTGTAGGTTTGGCTGTGGAGTCGGCTGTGGGGTCAGCCGTGGGGTCGGCTGTGGGGTCGGCCGTAGGGTTTGCTGTGGTGTCGGCTGCAGGGTCAGCTATAGGGTTGGCTGTGGGGTCGGCTGTAGGGTCAGCCGTAGGGTTGGCTGTAGGGTTGGCTGTAGGGTCAGCCGTAGGGTTGGCTGTAGGGTTGGCTGTAGGGTTGGCTATGGGGTCGGCTGTGGGGTCGGCCACGTCAGCACTGCGGTGTGTCCTCAAAGCCGGGGTTGGCCATCGCCGCACCGCACCCTGTGCCCACTTTGGTGCCCTCCGTGCCCAATTTGGCACTCTCTGTGCCAACTTTGGTGCTCTCCGTGCCCGATTTGGTGCCCTCCATGCCCAATTCAGTGCCCTCTGTGCCAACTTTGGTGCTCCCTGTGCCCAATCTGGGCCCCTCCGTGCCAAATCTGGTGCTCTCTGTGCCCAATTCAGTGCCCTCCGTGCCTGATTTGGGCCCCTCTGTGCCAACTTTGGTGCCCTCTGTGCCAAATCTGGTGCTCTGTGTGCCCAATTTGGTGCTCTGTGTGCCAACTTTGGTGCTCTCCATGCCCGATTTGGGCCCCTCTGTGCCAACTTTGGTGCCCTCCGTGCCCAATCTGGGCCCCTCTGTGCCAAATCTGGTGCTCTGTGTGCCAACTTTGGTGCTCTCCGTGCTCAATTCAGTGCCCTCTGTGCCCAATTTGGTGCTCTGTGTGCCCAATTTGGTGCTCTGTGTGCCAACTTTGGTGCCCTCCATGCCGGATTCGGAGCCCTCCGTGCCGAATTTGGTGCTCTCTGTGCCGAATTTGGTGCTCTCCGTGCCGGACTCGGAGCCCTCCGTGCTGAGCGGTGGCGGCCCTGCAGGGACAGCGCAATGGGGTCACCGGGGAGAACGGGACGGGGgttggggttatttggggttatttggggtttgggattggggatttggggttattCGGGGTTATTTGGGGTtgtttggggttatttggggtttgggatttggggtacGGGATTCAGggtttgggatttggggttattCAGGGTCAtcatttggggttatttggggttATTCGGggtttggggttatttggggttgtttggggtttgggattggggatttggggttcagggtttgggatttggggttatttggggttTGGGATTCAGGGTTTGGGATTGGGGGTTATTCGGGGTCAtcatttggggttatttggggttatttggggtttgggattggggatttggggttcaGGGTTTGGGATTGGGGGTTATTCGGGGTTATTTGGGGTCAttatttggggttatttgggatttggggttattCGGGGTCATTGGGGTTATTCGGGGTTACTTTTTGGGGGTTATTTGGGATTCAGGGTTTGGGATTGGGGGTTATTTGGGGCtatttggggttatttggggttTGGGATTCAGGGTTTGGAATTGGGGGTTATTCGGGGTCAtcatttggggttatttggggttgtttggggtttgggattggggatttggggttcagggtttgggatttggggttattCGGGGTTTGGGATTGGGGGTTTGGGATTGGGGGTTATTCGGGGTCATCATTTGGGGTTATTCGGGGTTTGGGATTGGGGGTTATTCGGGGTCAtcatttggggttatttggggtttgggattggggatttggggttcagggtttgggatttggggttattcggggtttgggatttggggttattCGGGGTCATCATTTGGGGTTGTTTGGGATTGGGGGTTTGGGATTTGGAGttatttggggttatttggggtttgggatttggggttatttggggttATTATTTGGGGTTTGGGATTCCGggtttgggatttggggttatttggggttatttggggtttgggattggggatttggggttcagggtttgggatttggggttattCGGGGTTTGGGattggggatttggggttcagggtttgggatttggggttattCGGGGTTTGGGattggggatttggggttatttggggtcATTGTTTGGGGTTATTCAGGGTTACtatttggggttatttgggaTTCAGGGTTTGGGATTGGGGTTATTCGGGGTTATATGGGGTTATTTGGGATTCAGGGTCATCATTTGGGGTTGTTTGGGGTTTGGGattggggatttggggttcaggatttgggatttggggttattCGGGGTTTGGGATTGGGGGTTTGGGATTCGGGGTTTGGGATTGGGGGTTATTCGGGGTTATttggggttatatggggttatttggggtttgggatttggggtacGGGATTCAGggtttgggatttggggttattCAGGGTCAtcatttggggttatttggggttATTCGGggtttggggttatttggggttgtttggggtttgggattggggatttggggttcagggtttgggatttggggttattCGGGGTTTGGGATTGGGGGTTATTCGGGG is a genomic window containing:
- the MRPS24 gene encoding 28S ribosomal protein S24, mitochondrial, yielding MAAAMAVGALRALPHIRIPALPASCSLHTTPPRLKTRAARVRVGKGDKAVTYEKAHPPHYIAHRKGWLSLHTGNLDGERCAAQRAVEDSFVRRFLHGTFPGCLADEAVLKRRSNSLLVCLLLLRRLPPSKLCFLLGYAETLLSHLYKCPVRIEAQTVPDAAVYKYL
- the LOC112530174 gene encoding mucin-22-like isoform X1, whose product is AVGISVEFVSHLTVAFVHSRRPTRVERAAEATINMGSKVLAGVALTNLPGVAVLAFAKAQLIHIFFFRLNFAITVLGAAHGVAFLPVLLSYVGPPPLSTEGSESGTESTKFGTESTKFGTEGSESGMEGTKVGTQSTKLGTQSTKLGTEGTELSTESTKVGTQSTRFGTEGPRLGTEGTKVGTEGPKSGMESTKVGTQSTKLGTQSTRFGTEGTKVGTEGPKSGTEGTELGTESTRFGTEGPRLGTGSTKVGTEGTELGMEGTKSGTESTKVGTESAKLGTEGTKVGTGCGAAMANPGFEDTPQC